A region from the Halomonas piscis genome encodes:
- a CDS encoding IS4 family transposase produces the protein MKRVDRLLGNPHLHQERPLFYWLMASLLIGHTTRPLILVDWSPIDDRGRHFLLRAAVPFAGRSLPIFEKVHHKEGCPYCEAYLLDALARILPDKATPILVTDAGFRNPWFRAVEARGWYIVGRVRQPARYQASGEAWQPVKTLFQHATSEPQAWGSVRIAENHPFRAQMVLYYRPPRGRKHRNKQGRISRDGGSRTIARRQQEPWVLVSNLPDRSTLANKVVTIYRQRMQIEEGFRDVKSPLFGLGFGMHQSRQGKRIEVLLLIAMLANVAMMVAGLDVRARGQQRRYQSNSIRHRSVLSVWRLGLECLRRHQPDAVPWPAWTTLRARLREEVREQSLCGE, from the coding sequence ATCAAACGAGTCGATCGACTATTAGGCAACCCTCACCTTCATCAGGAACGACCGCTGTTCTATTGGCTCATGGCCTCGCTGCTGATCGGCCATACAACGCGCCCACTGATTCTGGTGGACTGGTCGCCGATTGATGACCGCGGCAGGCATTTCCTGCTGCGTGCGGCGGTGCCCTTCGCCGGGCGATCGCTGCCCATCTTCGAGAAGGTTCATCACAAGGAAGGATGCCCATACTGTGAAGCCTATCTGCTGGATGCGCTGGCAAGGATCCTGCCCGACAAGGCCACGCCGATCCTGGTGACCGATGCCGGCTTTCGTAACCCGTGGTTTCGGGCCGTTGAAGCGCGCGGCTGGTATATCGTTGGACGGGTCCGTCAGCCCGCCCGTTACCAGGCGTCAGGCGAAGCATGGCAACCCGTGAAGACCCTGTTTCAACACGCGACATCGGAACCGCAGGCGTGGGGCTCCGTCCGGATCGCCGAAAACCATCCGTTCCGCGCTCAGATGGTGCTCTATTATCGACCGCCACGGGGACGTAAGCATCGCAATAAACAAGGCCGGATCTCTCGGGACGGCGGCAGCCGGACGATCGCCCGGCGTCAGCAGGAGCCCTGGGTGCTGGTCAGCAATCTGCCGGACCGCTCAACGCTGGCGAATAAAGTGGTAACGATCTACCGACAGCGCATGCAGATTGAGGAAGGGTTCCGCGATGTCAAAAGTCCCTTGTTCGGGCTGGGCTTCGGCATGCATCAGTCTCGCCAGGGCAAGCGCATCGAGGTCCTGCTGCTGATCGCCATGTTGGCGAACGTGGCCATGATGGTGGCCGGCCTGGATGTCCGAGCCCGGGGGCAACAGCGGCGCTATCAGAGCAACAGTATCCGGCACCGGAGCGTGCTTTCCGTGTGGCGCCTGGGCTTGGAATGTCTTCGTCGTCATCAACCCGACGCCGTGCCTTGGCCTGCTTGGACAACCCTCCGAGCACGACTTCGCGAGGAAGTCAGGGAGCAGAGCCTATGCGGCGAGTAG
- a CDS encoding transposase, protein MPKPPSELPDHQVTPNPKLEKRTRRQFSTEYKLRILAEADACQHGELGELLRREKLYSSQLTTWRKELAENGVEKLHKTAPGPNPSKTPEQKQIEALERENARLQQKLSTAEDCLSLQKKALSMLDRMNNGSKP, encoded by the coding sequence ATGCCTAAACCGCCAAGCGAGCTGCCCGACCACCAGGTCACGCCCAACCCCAAGCTGGAGAAGCGCACACGTCGCCAGTTCTCGACTGAGTACAAGCTGCGCATCCTGGCTGAAGCCGATGCCTGTCAACATGGCGAACTCGGGGAGCTATTGCGCCGAGAAAAGCTGTACAGCAGCCAGCTGACCACATGGCGCAAGGAGCTTGCCGAGAACGGCGTGGAGAAGCTCCACAAGACCGCCCCGGGGCCGAACCCGAGCAAGACCCCGGAGCAGAAGCAGATCGAGGCACTGGAGCGTGAGAACGCCCGTCTTCAGCAGAAGCTCTCGACTGCCGAAGACTGCCTATCGCTCCAAAAAAAAGCATTATCGATGCTCGATCGCATGAACAAT
- a CDS encoding transposase, producing the protein MPKPPTELPDHQVTPNPKLEKRTRRQFSTEYKLRILAEADACRHGELGELLRREKLYSSQLTTWRKELAENGVEKLHKTAPGPNPSKTPEQKRIEALERENARLQQRLSTAEDCLSLQKKALSMLDRMNNGSEP; encoded by the coding sequence ATGCCTAAACCGCCAACCGAGCTGCCCGATCATCAGGTCACGCCGAATCCCAAGCTGGAGAAGCGCACGCGTCGTCAGTTCTCGACCGAGTACAAGCTGCGCATCCTGGCAGAAGCCGATGCCTGCCGGCATGGCGAACTCGGAGAGCTGCTGCGCCGAGAAAAGCTGTATAGCAGCCAGCTGACCACCTGGCGCAAGGAGCTTGCCGAGAATGGCGTGGAGAAGCTTCACAAGACCGCCCCAGGGCCGAACCCGAGTAAGACCCCGGAGCAGAAACGTATCGAGGCACTGGAGCGTGAGAACGCCCGTCTTCAGCAGAGACTCTCGACCGCCGAAGACTGCCTATCGCTCCAAAAAAAAGCGTTATCGATGCTCGATCGCATGAACAATGGGAGCGAACCATGA
- a CDS encoding IS3 family transposase: MITVLEERPAHLPLAMACRALGINRSTVYAWRKRRHEPSTGASTSRRHCPQPRALSAEERAQMLEIAHSEPYRDQPVYEIYHDLLQQGIYLGSLSTWYRQLREAKESGDRRPQRAPQHHAVPRITARAANEAWTWDISKLPTRRRGVYLNLYVVLDLYSRFIVAWMVSHKENAALARQLFQEAVDRYGIPHGALTLHQDRGSPMIARSYLDLMGELGVTCSHSRPRVSNDNPFSESQFKTSKYQPDYPGRFESIVHARQWYSAYVDWYNLQHHHSGLAGFTPEQVFTGRYREIAEVRQRALDDSFEAHPERFIRGRPKVAMPPASVSINPVQPDDDDPAPYSVVNFPTLSAAGDTATKSTLIFNDLSESG, from the coding sequence ATGATCACGGTGCTCGAAGAGCGCCCGGCGCACCTCCCATTGGCCATGGCCTGTCGAGCCTTGGGCATCAACCGCAGCACGGTGTACGCCTGGCGAAAACGCCGCCATGAGCCTTCTACCGGGGCATCTACGTCGCGCCGGCACTGCCCGCAGCCCAGAGCCCTATCGGCCGAGGAGCGAGCGCAAATGCTTGAGATCGCGCATAGCGAACCCTACCGGGATCAGCCGGTGTATGAGATCTACCACGACCTGCTGCAGCAAGGGATTTATCTCGGCTCGCTCAGCACGTGGTACCGGCAGCTGCGTGAGGCCAAGGAGAGCGGTGACCGCCGCCCTCAACGTGCGCCTCAACACCATGCCGTGCCACGTATTACGGCAAGGGCCGCCAATGAGGCGTGGACATGGGACATCAGCAAACTGCCCACGCGGCGACGCGGCGTCTACCTCAATCTCTACGTGGTGCTGGATCTCTACAGCCGCTTCATCGTGGCCTGGATGGTCTCCCACAAGGAGAATGCCGCCTTGGCTCGGCAGCTCTTCCAGGAGGCGGTGGATCGCTACGGCATCCCGCATGGCGCGCTGACGCTCCATCAGGATCGAGGCTCGCCGATGATCGCCCGGAGCTATCTGGACCTCATGGGAGAGCTGGGGGTGACGTGCAGCCATAGCCGCCCACGAGTGAGCAATGACAACCCCTTCAGCGAAAGCCAGTTCAAGACCAGCAAGTACCAGCCCGACTATCCCGGGCGCTTCGAGAGCATCGTCCATGCCCGGCAGTGGTATAGCGCCTACGTCGACTGGTACAACCTGCAGCACCATCACAGCGGGTTGGCTGGCTTCACGCCGGAGCAGGTCTTCACCGGCCGATATCGCGAGATTGCGGAGGTCCGCCAGCGAGCGCTCGATGACAGCTTCGAAGCGCACCCCGAGCGGTTCATCCGCGGACGCCCCAAGGTGGCAATGCCACCGGCCAGTGTCTCGATCAATCCGGTACAGCCCGATGACGACGACCCGGCCCCCTACAGCGTGGTGAACTTCCCGACGCTATCGGCGGCAGGCGACACCGCGACGAAATCGACATTAATTTTTAACGATCTGTCCGAATCAGGTTGA